In Nostoc sp. CENA543, a single genomic region encodes these proteins:
- the sfsA gene encoding DNA/RNA nuclease SfsA: MTDWLYRYPPLQPGILLKRYKRFFADVQLASGEVVTAHCPNTGPMTGVSTIGSAVQLSQSDNPNRKLAYTLELIQVHDNQPTWVGVNTALPNRIVKLALSKHLFPELGDYSQIKGEVVYGVDKKSRIDFLLTGNDTERPIYLEVKNTTWCTGTLALFPDTETTRGQKHLRELMALLPNMRAVMLYFINRGDCTEFAPGDSADPVYGKLLRDAIALGVEVLPCRFDISPEGIRYLGLARMKLGTGD, encoded by the coding sequence ATGACTGATTGGCTCTACCGTTATCCACCTTTACAGCCTGGTATTCTGCTCAAACGCTACAAACGCTTTTTTGCTGATGTACAACTAGCGTCTGGGGAAGTAGTGACAGCACACTGTCCTAATACTGGCCCCATGACTGGAGTTTCAACTATCGGTAGTGCAGTACAACTTTCTCAAAGTGATAACCCTAACCGTAAACTGGCTTATACCTTAGAACTAATTCAAGTACACGATAACCAGCCGACATGGGTAGGGGTGAATACAGCTTTGCCAAATCGGATAGTGAAGTTAGCTTTGTCAAAGCACTTATTTCCAGAATTAGGTGATTATAGTCAAATTAAAGGAGAGGTAGTTTACGGTGTAGATAAAAAAAGTCGCATAGATTTCTTATTGACGGGAAATGATACAGAACGTCCTATTTACTTGGAAGTAAAAAATACAACTTGGTGTACAGGCACTTTAGCATTATTCCCCGACACAGAAACCACCAGAGGACAGAAGCATTTACGGGAATTAATGGCGTTATTACCTAATATGCGAGCAGTAATGCTGTATTTTATTAATCGTGGTGATTGTACTGAGTTTGCCCCTGGGGATAGTGCTGATCCAGTATATGGTAAGTTATTGCGAGATGCGATCGCTCTTGGTGTGGAAGTATTACCCTGTCGCTTCGATATTTCCCCCGAAGGTATTCGTTATTTAGGTTTAGCGAGGATGAAGTTGGGGACTGGGGATTAG
- a CDS encoding 2OG-Fe dioxygenase family protein, translated as MQTVGGITEIEYAFLFTLRKVNSINVEDFQPFFNNLPVDPYIKGKYRLRRLSRFTVAGDKLIKLPHGYLFQSREYNPLVGDVKREFAELEDGMIELESFTKLILAFSDSCKLHPEAEIGVHQIRTICSPDNFGNPAPEGIHQDGTDFIGIFSVYRDNIQGGETHLYTAKKEKPVFSKVLHPGELLLVNDHEFFHFTTPIKPQTAAQGIRDVFVLTSPSLLID; from the coding sequence ATGCAAACAGTCGGGGGAATCACGGAAATAGAATATGCCTTTCTGTTTACCTTAAGAAAGGTAAATTCAATTAATGTAGAAGATTTTCAACCTTTTTTTAATAATTTGCCTGTAGATCCTTATATTAAAGGCAAATATCGTTTAAGAAGATTATCACGCTTTACAGTTGCAGGAGATAAATTAATTAAACTACCGCATGGATATCTTTTTCAAAGTAGAGAATATAATCCATTGGTAGGGGATGTTAAAAGAGAGTTTGCTGAATTAGAAGATGGCATGATTGAACTAGAGAGTTTCACAAAGTTAATCTTGGCATTTAGTGATTCATGTAAACTGCATCCCGAAGCAGAAATTGGTGTACATCAAATCCGAACAATTTGTTCTCCTGATAATTTTGGCAATCCTGCACCGGAAGGTATTCACCAAGATGGTACTGATTTTATTGGGATATTCTCTGTATATAGAGACAATATCCAAGGTGGTGAAACACATTTATATACTGCCAAAAAAGAAAAGCCAGTATTTAGCAAAGTTCTCCATCCAGGGGAATTACTATTAGTCAACGACCACGAATTTTTCCACTTTACTACACCAATTAAACCACAAACCGCAGCCCAAGGAATTAGGGATGTATTTGTGCTGACTTCTCCAAGTTTATTGATTGATTAA
- a CDS encoding DUF711 family protein yields MKIRTITTGISLDLPQETDKIKIAADFNQKAQAIFAQQGYEVQTTRITTNPWEEYLSILSPTEIINRIQNLEAFCQSLNISFFNIGYASTAETIELIPEINKNTSIVYCSSKIGNQFENARESAKAIKRISQETENGYGNFRFCVGANCQPGIPFFPTSYHVGETSFAIGLELADFVMQVFSEANNIPEAESKLQIILGEEVKKVEAIAKQISTQLQINYHGIDTSLAASLDKQNSIAFAYEQLLNGKFGNPGTLAISGMLTRVLKSIPVKTCGYSGLMLPVCEDIGLATRANEQTYDITHLLLYSSVCGCGLDTVPIPGDISIGKITAILIDMTTLAFKLNKPLSARLFPIPNKKAGEMTNFNSPYLVDCQIFEC; encoded by the coding sequence ATGAAAATTAGAACTATCACTACAGGTATATCACTGGATTTGCCACAGGAAACAGACAAAATCAAAATAGCGGCTGATTTTAACCAAAAAGCACAGGCAATTTTTGCACAACAAGGTTACGAAGTGCAAACAACTAGAATTACTACTAACCCTTGGGAAGAATATCTCTCTATTTTATCGCCAACTGAAATTATTAATCGAATTCAAAATTTAGAAGCATTTTGCCAAAGCTTAAATATCAGTTTCTTTAATATTGGTTATGCTAGCACTGCTGAAACGATAGAGTTAATTCCTGAAATTAATAAAAATACATCAATAGTTTACTGTTCAAGTAAAATTGGCAATCAATTTGAAAACGCCAGAGAATCAGCCAAAGCTATTAAGCGTATCTCTCAAGAAACTGAAAATGGTTATGGAAATTTTCGCTTTTGTGTGGGTGCAAATTGTCAGCCAGGAATCCCATTTTTTCCCACATCGTATCATGTGGGTGAAACATCTTTCGCCATTGGTTTAGAGTTAGCTGATTTTGTTATGCAAGTATTTTCTGAAGCTAATAATATCCCAGAAGCTGAAAGTAAATTGCAAATAATTTTAGGAGAAGAAGTTAAAAAAGTAGAAGCGATCGCCAAACAAATATCTACTCAATTGCAAATAAATTATCATGGTATAGATACTTCTCTCGCAGCATCTTTAGATAAACAAAATAGTATCGCTTTTGCCTATGAACAGTTATTAAATGGTAAATTTGGTAATCCTGGAACTCTCGCCATTTCTGGAATGCTAACACGAGTTTTAAAAAGTATCCCCGTCAAAACCTGTGGTTATTCTGGCTTAATGCTACCAGTTTGTGAAGATATCGGTTTAGCGACTAGAGCTAATGAGCAAACTTATGATATTACCCATTTATTATTGTATTCATCTGTATGCGGCTGTGGTTTGGATACTGTGCCGATTCCTGGCGATATTTCCATAGGTAAAATTACAGCCATATTAATAGATATGACAACCTTAGCTTTTAAACTCAATAAACCACTCTCCGCCAGATTATTTCCCATCCCCAATAAAAAAGCAGGGGAAATGACTAATTTCAATTCCCCCTATCTTGTAGATTGTCAGATATTTGAGTGCTGA
- a CDS encoding tetratricopeptide repeat protein yields the protein MNNDFYNQGLEKARQKDYTGAIEEFSRAIQLTPYDAEAYLKRGLAYYDSGSVLQAVADYTEALKINPESVEAYYSRALARLALKNLPGALEDVDKAISINFNYAAAHDLRGIVRRKQGYIQDAIASLKKAADLYLQQKDAENCRLCLERIKQLQPKQQQVTQPVVAKTVPITSVSDYFSQLLQKAEKGDTKQAIADLNWILQADSQDAQAYCCRGVVRCKMGNYREAIADFNQALQLNFQDAIVYRNRGKARSLLGDHQGAIADFNQAIQIQPQDTLNYVARGNTYRAMGNYLGAIADYGNALKINPNDASAYYNRGMTYTFLEEMQNAVADYQKAASIFCEQEDWENYQQVLDSLKQIQKSVPEAKQQKFNILRQRLLRLVGGYWEIAQRLIEQKKDYYPGMTEEWYLQKVIDDIERDRSR from the coding sequence ATGAATAACGACTTTTACAATCAGGGACTAGAAAAAGCCAGACAAAAAGATTACACTGGTGCAATTGAGGAATTTAGCAGGGCAATACAACTAACTCCCTATGATGCCGAAGCTTATTTAAAACGGGGGCTAGCATATTATGATTCAGGATCTGTTCTTCAGGCTGTGGCTGATTATACCGAAGCCCTCAAGATAAATCCTGAAAGTGTAGAAGCATATTATAGTCGTGCTTTAGCTAGATTAGCCCTGAAAAATTTACCAGGGGCGTTAGAAGATGTAGACAAGGCGATTTCTATTAATTTTAATTATGCAGCAGCCCATGATCTACGGGGAATAGTGCGCCGCAAACAAGGGTATATTCAAGATGCGATCGCTAGTTTAAAAAAAGCTGCTGATTTATATTTACAACAAAAAGATGCAGAAAATTGCCGTCTGTGCTTAGAACGAATTAAGCAGTTACAACCCAAACAACAACAAGTTACACAGCCAGTAGTTGCAAAGACTGTACCAATTACATCTGTGAGTGACTATTTTAGTCAGTTACTGCAAAAAGCCGAAAAGGGCGACACAAAACAAGCCATTGCCGATTTAAATTGGATATTACAGGCTGATTCCCAAGATGCACAGGCTTATTGCTGTCGGGGTGTGGTGCGGTGCAAAATGGGGAATTATCGAGAAGCGATCGCAGATTTTAATCAAGCCTTACAATTAAACTTTCAAGATGCTATCGTCTATCGTAACCGAGGTAAAGCCCGTTCTCTATTAGGAGATCATCAAGGTGCGATCGCGGATTTTAATCAAGCCATTCAAATCCAACCCCAAGATACTTTAAATTATGTTGCCAGAGGTAACACCTATCGCGCAATGGGTAATTATCTCGGCGCAATTGCTGACTATGGAAACGCCTTAAAAATCAACCCCAATGATGCCTCAGCTTACTACAATCGTGGCATGACCTATACTTTTTTAGAAGAAATGCAAAATGCTGTTGCAGATTATCAAAAAGCTGCCAGTATTTTTTGTGAACAAGAAGACTGGGAAAATTATCAGCAAGTTTTAGACAGCCTCAAACAAATTCAAAAATCTGTTCCTGAAGCCAAGCAGCAAAAATTTAATATCTTACGTCAACGACTTTTGCGCCTAGTTGGGGGATATTGGGAAATCGCCCAAAGATTAATTGAACAGAAAAAAGATTATTATCCAGGGATGACAGAAGAATGGTATTTACAAAAAGTCATCGATGATATTGAACGGGATAGAAGTAGGTAA
- a CDS encoding Uma2 family endonuclease: MTTTVKKLNLEEYLAYDDGTDTKYELVDGELVAMPPESDRNNLISLYLLSQFFKFVPIQLIRHKDTELVVTGNRTRVRLPDLMILTQELFEAIALKRATITPDMPSPAMVVEVVSPGKENEDRDYRYKRSEYAARGIPEYCIVDANQAKITLLTLVDGFYEETIFQGTDMIKSATFPQLNLTASQVLTAGQV, translated from the coding sequence ATGACCACAACAGTCAAGAAACTCAACCTGGAAGAGTATCTTGCTTATGATGACGGCACAGATACCAAGTATGAACTTGTGGATGGAGAGTTGGTTGCAATGCCACCAGAAAGTGATAGAAATAACTTAATTTCTCTCTATCTACTCTCACAGTTTTTCAAGTTTGTCCCTATTCAATTAATTCGCCATAAAGATACAGAACTGGTGGTGACAGGTAATCGAACTCGCGTGCGACTACCCGACTTGATGATATTGACACAGGAATTATTTGAGGCGATCGCTCTCAAACGCGCTACAATCACTCCAGATATGCCATCTCCTGCAATGGTGGTTGAAGTTGTCTCTCCTGGAAAGGAAAATGAGGATAGAGACTATCGTTATAAGCGTTCAGAGTATGCTGCACGAGGTATCCCTGAATACTGCATTGTTGATGCGAATCAAGCCAAAATTACCCTACTAACTTTAGTAGATGGATTTTACGAAGAAACAATATTTCAGGGAACAGATATGATTAAATCAGCAACTTTTCCCCAGCTAAATTTGACAGCATCCCAAGTATTAACAGCTGGACAAGTTTAG
- a CDS encoding bifunctional 2-polyprenyl-6-hydroxyphenol methylase/3-demethylubiquinol 3-O-methyltransferase UbiG, translating to MFEQQPENLRQKVQDLASEAINKSEPTAWFEVLYASANGDTAQIPWAKLTPHPYLQDWLENHEISTQGKKALVIGCGLGDDAEALAKLEFAVTAFDISPTAIAWCQKRFPDSSVNYQVADLLAIPQQWNQAFDFVFECRNIQALPLSVRTSVISSVASVLSPGGTLLVITRVRDTEAEPSGPPWPLSAAELAQLENLGLQKIEEMLFLESQETEVQQMRIVYQRNGK from the coding sequence ATGTTTGAACAACAACCAGAAAACTTACGCCAGAAAGTACAAGATTTAGCATCTGAAGCTATTAATAAATCAGAACCAACAGCATGGTTTGAAGTTTTATATGCTTCAGCTAATGGTGACACAGCACAAATTCCCTGGGCAAAATTAACACCCCATCCCTACCTGCAAGATTGGTTAGAAAATCATGAAATCTCTACTCAAGGTAAAAAAGCCTTGGTAATTGGTTGTGGTTTAGGAGATGATGCGGAAGCTTTAGCAAAATTAGAATTTGCAGTCACAGCTTTTGATATTTCTCCCACAGCCATTGCTTGGTGTCAAAAGCGATTTCCTGATTCTTCAGTTAACTATCAAGTAGCTGATTTGTTGGCAATTCCTCAGCAATGGAATCAGGCTTTTGATTTTGTTTTTGAATGTCGTAATATCCAAGCTTTACCTTTGAGTGTAAGAACTTCCGTTATCTCCTCTGTTGCTTCTGTGCTTTCCCCTGGCGGAACTTTATTAGTAATTACCCGTGTGCGGGATACAGAAGCCGAACCTTCAGGCCCTCCTTGGCCATTATCTGCTGCTGAACTCGCACAGTTAGAAAATTTAGGACTACAAAAAATAGAGGAGATGCTATTTTTAGAATCTCAAGAAACTGAAGTTCAACAAATGCGGATTGTGTATCAAAGAAATGGGAAATAA
- the mutS gene encoding DNA mismatch repair protein MutS encodes MTVSHSDLQPTEPNPATAPHTDTRQVDRSKLSKMYQHYVEVKDKYPHALLLYRVGDFFETFFQDAVTVARELELVLTSKHGGEIGRVAMTGVPHHAWERYTTQLVEKGYAVVICDQVEDASEAVGLVRREVTRILTPGTLLEEGMLKSSRNNYLAAVVITGNHWGLAYADISTGEFLTTQDSNLEHLTQELMRLQPAEVLVPTNAPDLGSLLRPGETSPYLPECLPPSFCYSLRSQVPFSQGEARSKLLQIFKVRSLEGLGCDHLPLAVRAAGGLLEYVEDTQKESPISLQRLRTYTITDYLIVDHQTRRNLEITQTVRDGTFHGSLLWALDRTSTAMGSRSLRRWLLQPLLDIKGIRARQDTIQELAENTPLRQDLRQLLRQIYDLERLTGRTTSGSANARDLVALADSLSRLPELARLVADASSPFLKALQKVPAILEELAQNIHAHIVESPPIHLKEGGLIRPGVNPQLDERKATVEKDQQWIANLEVDERARTGIPTLKVGFNKTFGYYISISRAKADQVPNNYIRKQTLTNEERYITPELKEREARILTARDDLNQLEYEVFVALREEIAKEAEAIRNLSRAVAAADVLCGLAELAVQQGYCRPQMIPSREIAIIDGRHPVVEQSLPAGFFVPNSTQLGSSAENHTPLPDLVILTGPNASGKSCYLRQVGLIQLMAQIGSFVPAKSAKLGVCDRIFTRVGAVDDLATGQSTFMVEMNETANILNHATAKSLVLLDEIGRGTATFDGLSIAWAVAEYLATEIKARTIFATHYHELNELAGMLPNVANYQVTVKELPDQIIFLHQVQPGGADKSYGIEAGRLAGLPAVVIKRAKQVMGQIEKHSKIALGLKNLE; translated from the coding sequence ATGACCGTTTCTCACTCTGACCTCCAGCCAACAGAACCGAATCCTGCGACTGCACCCCATACCGATACGCGACAGGTAGACCGCAGTAAGCTAAGTAAGATGTATCAGCACTATGTTGAGGTGAAAGATAAGTATCCTCACGCGCTGTTGCTGTATCGGGTGGGAGATTTCTTTGAGACGTTTTTTCAAGATGCGGTGACGGTAGCTAGAGAATTAGAATTAGTCCTCACCAGTAAACATGGGGGTGAAATCGGTCGTGTGGCGATGACTGGCGTACCCCACCACGCATGGGAACGTTATACTACGCAATTGGTAGAGAAAGGCTATGCTGTGGTGATTTGTGACCAGGTAGAAGATGCTTCCGAGGCGGTGGGTTTGGTGCGTCGGGAAGTGACACGCATCCTCACCCCTGGGACATTATTAGAAGAGGGAATGCTCAAATCTAGTCGCAATAATTACTTAGCGGCTGTGGTTATTACTGGAAACCACTGGGGTTTAGCCTATGCAGATATCTCCACGGGGGAATTTCTCACCACCCAAGATAGTAATTTAGAACATCTCACCCAGGAACTGATGCGTTTGCAGCCGGCGGAAGTTTTAGTTCCCACCAACGCGCCTGACTTGGGTAGTTTGCTGCGTCCTGGAGAAACTTCGCCCTATTTGCCAGAATGTTTACCACCATCATTTTGTTATAGTCTGCGATCGCAAGTCCCCTTTTCTCAAGGTGAAGCCAGAAGTAAATTATTGCAGATATTTAAGGTGCGATCGCTCGAAGGTTTGGGTTGTGACCATCTCCCCTTGGCGGTGAGGGCGGCTGGTGGCTTATTGGAATATGTAGAAGATACCCAAAAGGAAAGCCCCATTTCCCTACAAAGACTCAGAACCTACACCATCACCGACTATTTAATTGTTGACCACCAAACCCGCCGCAACTTAGAAATTACCCAAACCGTCCGCGATGGAACTTTTCATGGTTCGCTGTTGTGGGCTTTAGATAGAACTAGCACCGCAATGGGTAGCCGGTCTTTGCGGCGGTGGTTACTCCAACCCCTACTAGATATTAAAGGTATTCGCGCCCGACAAGATACCATTCAAGAATTAGCCGAAAATACACCTCTACGTCAGGATTTACGGCAATTATTACGGCAAATTTACGATTTAGAACGCCTCACAGGTCGTACAACTTCGGGAAGTGCGAACGCCAGAGATTTAGTTGCTTTAGCTGATTCTCTCTCCCGCTTACCAGAATTAGCCCGCTTAGTTGCTGATGCGAGTTCTCCCTTCCTCAAAGCTTTGCAAAAAGTCCCGGCGATTTTAGAAGAACTAGCCCAAAATATCCACGCCCACATTGTCGAATCTCCGCCCATACATCTCAAGGAAGGCGGACTCATTCGACCAGGAGTCAATCCCCAATTAGACGAAAGGAAGGCGACAGTAGAAAAAGACCAGCAATGGATTGCTAATTTAGAAGTAGATGAAAGAGCCAGGACAGGTATACCCACCCTCAAGGTAGGATTTAATAAAACCTTTGGTTACTATATTAGTATTTCTCGCGCCAAAGCTGACCAAGTACCGAATAATTACATCCGCAAGCAAACCCTCACCAACGAAGAACGCTACATCACCCCTGAACTCAAAGAACGAGAAGCCAGAATTCTCACCGCCAGGGATGATTTAAATCAGTTGGAATATGAGGTGTTTGTCGCCTTACGGGAAGAAATAGCCAAAGAAGCCGAAGCCATCCGCAACCTTTCCCGCGCCGTTGCTGCGGCTGATGTGTTGTGTGGCTTGGCGGAATTAGCGGTACAGCAAGGTTACTGTCGTCCCCAAATGATTCCCAGCAGGGAAATCGCAATTATTGATGGTCGCCATCCCGTAGTTGAACAGTCCTTACCTGCGGGTTTCTTCGTCCCCAACTCCACACAATTAGGAAGTAGTGCAGAAAATCACACCCCACTTCCCGACCTCGTGATTTTAACAGGGCCTAACGCCAGTGGGAAAAGTTGCTATCTGCGTCAAGTGGGACTCATTCAACTCATGGCGCAAATTGGGAGTTTTGTCCCAGCTAAGTCAGCGAAATTGGGAGTATGCGATCGCATTTTCACCCGTGTCGGTGCAGTTGATGATCTAGCTACGGGTCAATCTACCTTCATGGTAGAAATGAATGAAACCGCCAATATTCTCAACCACGCTACAGCAAAATCTCTAGTTTTACTAGATGAAATTGGGCGGGGAACAGCTACATTTGACGGACTTTCTATTGCTTGGGCGGTAGCCGAATATTTAGCGACAGAAATCAAAGCTAGAACAATTTTTGCAACTCACTATCATGAATTAAATGAATTAGCCGGAATGTTACCTAATGTTGCTAACTATCAAGTTACCGTGAAAGAATTACCCGACCAAATTATTTTCCTACACCAAGTTCAACCAGGAGGTGCTGATAAATCTTACGGAATTGAAGCCGGAAGATTGGCGGGTTTACCTGCTGTAGTAATTAAACGAGCAAAACAAGTTATGGGACAAATAGAGAAACACAGTAAGATTGCCCTTGGGTTAAAGAATTTGGAATAG
- a CDS encoding peptidoglycan-binding protein codes for MNSKLLGLISVISIAATVPAYAATPTPTTKTNSVSHMVQNTKPGATMQSHKVEPKANAKHPANQVASRPNILRIGSRGEAVKTAQNLLKRKGFYTANVNGIFDKNTRLAVVKFQKKEGLRADGVIGHKTLAALQ; via the coding sequence ATGAATAGCAAACTATTAGGTTTAATTTCTGTTATCAGCATTGCTGCTACCGTTCCTGCTTACGCTGCTACTCCTACTCCTACAACCAAGACTAATTCTGTTTCCCATATGGTACAAAATACCAAACCCGGTGCCACTATGCAGTCTCATAAAGTAGAGCCTAAAGCTAATGCTAAACATCCTGCAAATCAAGTAGCTAGCCGTCCTAATATCCTCAGAATCGGCAGCAGAGGAGAAGCAGTTAAAACCGCCCAAAATCTCCTCAAGCGCAAAGGCTTTTACACTGCCAATGTCAATGGTATTTTTGATAAAAATACCCGGTTAGCAGTGGTTAAATTCCAGAAGAAAGAAGGCTTGAGAGCCGATGGCGTGATTGGACACAAAACTTTAGCTGCTTTGCAATAA
- a CDS encoding SAM-dependent methyltransferase — protein sequence MSITQTKIVTKNFKQIFFCPEESNFYSNCIEKFVFSNCDDSDSVVEFGSGDGSPVINLLLKNKFEGVIHGFELNPTAWQAAISAVNEYNLHEQYIINNSCLFESDQPQANYLIANPPYLPAPDNDIYMPLLSGGKDGAEITNKLLALDYENVVVLVSSFSNPIGTIEQALAQGYSISDFVILPLKFGYYSSEPKVKRHIEELRSNNMAFYSGEYYGLAGILFQKQASAIDLSEELIQMLTSFSQSLFIK from the coding sequence ATGAGTATTACCCAAACTAAAATTGTCACTAAGAACTTCAAACAAATATTTTTCTGTCCTGAAGAATCTAATTTTTACTCAAACTGTATAGAAAAGTTTGTTTTTAGTAATTGTGATGATTCGGATTCCGTTGTGGAATTTGGCTCAGGGGATGGCAGTCCTGTAATTAATTTATTATTGAAGAATAAATTTGAGGGTGTTATACATGGATTTGAGTTAAATCCTACTGCCTGGCAAGCTGCCATATCAGCAGTCAATGAATATAATCTGCATGAGCAATATATAATCAATAATTCATGTTTATTTGAGTCTGATCAACCCCAAGCAAACTATCTGATAGCTAATCCCCCATATTTACCAGCACCAGATAATGATATTTATATGCCATTACTCTCAGGTGGAAAAGATGGGGCAGAAATTACTAATAAACTTTTAGCTTTAGACTATGAAAATGTAGTAGTTTTAGTTTCTAGCTTTTCTAATCCTATAGGTACGATTGAACAAGCATTAGCACAAGGATATAGTATTAGTGATTTCGTTATTTTACCTTTAAAGTTCGGTTACTATAGCTCAGAACCAAAGGTGAAACGACACATAGAAGAATTGCGAAGCAATAATATGGCGTTCTACTCTGGTGAATATTATGGCTTGGCAGGTATTTTATTTCAAAAGCAAGCATCTGCTATTGACTTATCCGAGGAATTAATTCAAATGCTCACAAGTTTTTCCCAAAGCCTATTTATAAAGTAA
- a CDS encoding iron-containing redox enzyme family protein: MQSNLVMFPIAEFSRQDTQVKEKSVTQYERAEQQFLELLATEDLDNNLDKKFAIIRDFEKAVAMAIDTAYEHDSQDNSAHCFLQRILYWINRLNLFWYDDLRRYTNERSLYLSSCRNHIEASWQKWELAQIDVTELKNLNVKQALIERANADLEPLLSPASRYIREEMSKTGYCHLLAIASFDGLVEGSRLSRILGGAANEVQCTLVRVLLEEYGNGRLSRKHSTFFAKMLDEFGMNTEPEGYFDLVPWEVLACANHNFLLTERRRYYLRYSGGLTYFEVAGPAAYKNYLVAAQRLGLSDAAMGYWELHIKEDERHGRWMLEDVALPLAELYPDDAWELLLGYDQEKLMSDRAAKAVVNSIRQAEKIKY; the protein is encoded by the coding sequence ATGCAGAGCAATTTAGTTATGTTCCCAATCGCTGAGTTTTCCAGACAAGATACGCAAGTCAAGGAAAAAAGCGTTACTCAATACGAGCGTGCGGAACAGCAATTTTTAGAACTTTTGGCGACTGAGGATTTAGATAATAACTTAGATAAAAAATTTGCCATTATCAGAGATTTTGAAAAAGCAGTGGCAATGGCTATTGATACGGCTTATGAGCATGATAGTCAAGACAATTCAGCACATTGTTTTTTGCAACGGATACTCTACTGGATTAATCGCCTAAATCTGTTTTGGTATGATGATTTACGGCGGTATACTAACGAGCGATCGCTTTATTTATCCTCATGTCGTAATCATATTGAAGCAAGTTGGCAAAAGTGGGAACTGGCTCAAATTGATGTTACGGAATTAAAGAATTTAAATGTTAAACAAGCATTAATTGAGCGTGCTAATGCTGATTTAGAACCACTGTTATCACCAGCTAGTCGATATATCCGGGAAGAAATGTCTAAAACTGGCTACTGTCATTTGTTAGCAATTGCTTCTTTTGATGGCTTAGTTGAAGGTAGCCGTCTTTCTCGAATTTTAGGCGGTGCGGCGAATGAGGTGCAATGTACCTTAGTACGGGTACTGCTGGAAGAATACGGTAACGGCCGTTTATCACGCAAACATTCAACTTTTTTCGCCAAAATGCTCGATGAGTTCGGAATGAATACTGAACCAGAGGGATATTTCGACTTAGTACCTTGGGAAGTTTTAGCTTGTGCAAATCATAATTTTTTACTCACCGAACGGCGACGTTATTACCTCCGTTATAGTGGAGGATTGACGTATTTTGAAGTAGCTGGCCCTGCGGCTTATAAAAATTATCTTGTAGCTGCACAAAGATTAGGATTATCAGATGCAGCGATGGGTTATTGGGAACTACATATCAAAGAAGATGAACGCCACGGACGCTGGATGCTAGAGGATGTAGCCTTACCTTTAGCAGAATTATATCCCGATGATGCTTGGGAATTATTACTAGGATATGACCAAGAGAAATTAATGAGCGATCGCGCGGCTAAAGCTGTTGTAAATTCCATCCGCCAAGCAGAAAAAATTAAATATTAA
- a CDS encoding alpha/beta hydrolase encodes MSALSTRNVNQMQILSIFRQFHKYPLKKLFSKTAALGVSMGVLFSNTHAYAAEQVILKYGNFQSPISVQELNRFALTGETTPTLSAYFQASQQDPAVARKALQDGIKADPALLNSLLSSWTGPILVSQIGEVVHPPAKPLDQNALRTAVTASIKQEGEVTLLGAIRNYPDATVELEGERIIPVYEKLNNLAKIFGFAG; translated from the coding sequence GTGTCCGCTTTATCTACTAGGAATGTTAACCAAATGCAGATTCTCTCCATTTTTCGGCAATTTCACAAATATCCACTTAAGAAATTATTTTCTAAAACCGCAGCTTTAGGGGTGAGCATGGGGGTTCTCTTTTCAAATACTCATGCTTATGCGGCTGAACAGGTTATTTTAAAATATGGCAATTTTCAAAGTCCGATTTCTGTTCAGGAATTAAATCGATTTGCACTTACTGGTGAAACTACACCCACTTTGTCGGCTTATTTCCAAGCATCTCAACAAGACCCAGCCGTAGCTCGTAAAGCACTTCAAGACGGCATCAAAGCTGATCCTGCTTTGTTAAATAGCTTGCTTTCGAGTTGGACAGGCCCGATTTTAGTTTCTCAAATTGGGGAAGTAGTTCATCCTCCCGCAAAACCACTAGACCAAAATGCACTCCGAACTGCTGTGACTGCATCAATTAAGCAAGAAGGCGAAGTTACACTACTAGGAGCTATTCGTAATTATCCAGATGCTACCGTCGAACTAGAAGGAGAAAGGATTATCCCTGTCTATGAAAAACTCAATAACTTGGCAAAAATCTTCGGATTCGCAGGTTAA